CAGGCCGGGCAACAGGGGCACGAACCGTACTTTCTCAAGACGCGTCTCGACGATGCCTTCGTCGGTACGCTCGATCATTCGCAGTTCCTGGTCTTCACTGCCGACCGGAAAAATCAGCCGGCCGCCGATGCGCAACTGTTCGACCAGGTCCTCCGGCACGATGGGGGCCGCGGCAGCGATCAGAATGACGTCAAACGGGGCGGCATCGGGCAGGCCACGACTGCCGTCGGCATGCCTTACCCTCACGTTGTGCAGCCCGAGCAGGTTGAGCCGCTCTCTTGCGCCCTTGCTCAACGAGCCGATGCGCTCGATCGTATAGACCGTCTTGAACAGCTGAGACAATACCGCGGCCTGATAGCCGCAGCCAGTCCCGATTTCCAGCACTTTTTCATGTTGCGCCGCCCCCAGTGCCAGTGCGGTCATCTGCGCGACGATGTAGGGCTGCGAGATGGTCTGGCCGTGCCCGATCGGCAGCGCCGTGTCGTCGTAGGCCTTGTGCGACAGCGCCTCGTCAACGAAAACATGTCGCGGGATCATCCCCATGACCGCCAGCACCTTGGCGTCATGAATGCCGAGCTGCTTGATGCGTTCGATCATGCGGGCGCGGGTGCGGGCCGAGGTCATCCCGGCGCCATCGAAGGTATTGAAGTTCATGCGTGCAGCCATGATTCGATGAAATCCAGCTGAGGGTAAGCGGTCAGGTCGATCGACAGCGGCGTGATCGACACAAGCCCTTGGGCAATCGCGTCAAAATCGGTGCCTTCCGCCGCATCGGCGGCGAGTCCGGGCGGGCCGACCCACCAGATCGCCTCGCCGCGGGGATTGGCGGACTTGATCACCGGCGCCGCACGATGCCGGCGGCCGAGTCGCGTGACCCGGTGGCCGGCGAGTGCTTCGTACGGCAGATCCGGCACGTTGACGTTGAGCAGTACCGCACCCCGGAATGGGTCGCGTTCGATGCGTGCAGCCAGTTCGACCGCGACTCTGGCGGCCGTTTCGAAGTGGGCCGGGTTGCGCGAAGCCAGCGACACCGCCATCGAAGGCACGCCAAGCAGGAAGCCTTCCGTTGCCGCGGCGACGGTGCCGGAATAGATGGTGTCGTCGCCCATGTTGGCGCCGTGGTTGATGCCGGACACCACCATGTCGGGCAGCGTTTCCATCAGCCCGGTCGCGGCGAGGTGGACACAGTCGGTCGGGGTGCCGTTGACATAGCGGAAACCGTTCGGCGCGGTACGCACCGTCAGCGGCCGGTCGAGCGTCAGCGAGTTGCTGGCACCGCT
This window of the Jeongeupia sp. USM3 genome carries:
- a CDS encoding protein-L-isoaspartate(D-aspartate) O-methyltransferase; this translates as MNFNTFDGAGMTSARTRARMIERIKQLGIHDAKVLAVMGMIPRHVFVDEALSHKAYDDTALPIGHGQTISQPYIVAQMTALALGAAQHEKVLEIGTGCGYQAAVLSQLFKTVYTIERIGSLSKGARERLNLLGLHNVRVRHADGSRGLPDAAPFDVILIAAAAPIVPEDLVEQLRIGGRLIFPVGSEDQELRMIERTDEGIVETRLEKVRFVPLLPGLA
- the surE gene encoding 5'/3'-nucleotidase SurE: MRILISNDDGYFAPGLAALAGALAEHHDVLVCAPERDRSGASNSLTLDRPLTVRTAPNGFRYVNGTPTDCVHLAATGLMETLPDMVVSGINHGANMGDDTIYSGTVAAATEGFLLGVPSMAVSLASRNPAHFETAARVAVELAARIERDPFRGAVLLNVNVPDLPYEALAGHRVTRLGRRHRAAPVIKSANPRGEAIWWVGPPGLAADAAEGTDFDAIAQGLVSITPLSIDLTAYPQLDFIESWLHA